CGCGGCCTTCACCGCGTCCTCCACCGACCTCACCGTGGCCCTCGACGGGTCCGGGTCGACGGACCCGGACGGCGTCGTGACCGGCTTCTCGTGGGACCTGGGCGACGGGACCACGGCCGTGGGGCCGCAGGTGCAGCACGCCTACCGGGCACCGGGGGACTACCCCGTCGTGCTGACCGTGACCGACGACCGCGGGGCGACCGCCCGGACGACACGTCAGCTGACGGTCACCGCGCCCGCCGTCTGGACCGTCGCCTCCGACGCCTTCGCGCGCACCACGAGCGGAGGACTGGGGACGGCCGACGTGGGCGGGCCCTGGAGCTCGCTGAGCGGCGCCAGCCGCACCTCCACCGCCGACGGCGCGGCCGGTTTCGCGCTGACCGCGCCCGGGACCGCGGCTGCGGCCCACCTGGGGCTCGTCTCGGTCCCCGGCGTGGAGGTCGCCACGTCGGTCTCGGTGGCCACGGCACCGACCGGCGGAGGCACCTACGCCTACGTGACGGGCCGCCGGGTGGGCCCGGACCTGGAGTACCGCCTGCGGCTGCGCTTCCTGCCCGACGGCTCCGTGCGGGCCGGGGTCACCCGGCTCGCCGGCAGCGCCAGCGAGACGCTCCTGGGAGCGGAGACCACCGTGGCCACGGGTCTGGCCCCGGGTGCCCGCCTGCAGGTGCGCCTGCAGGTCACCGGGGTGGGGACCACGGCCGTCACGGCCAGCGTCTGGGCCGACGGCGGCGCCGCGCCGGTGACCCCGTCGCTGAGCCGGACCGACACCACGGCGGCGCTCCAGGCGGCCGGGAGCGTGGGCCTGGGGTCCTACCTGACCAGCTCGTCGACCGCGGCCACCGCGGTCCGGTTCGGGCCGTTGCGCGCCAACGGGCTGGCGTGACCGGAGCCCCCACGTCCTCCCGCACGGCGTCGCGACCCGACCGGGCCTCCGGTCGCGGCCGCCTCGTCGGCGCTCTGGTGGGCCAGGGCACGTTGGCCGCCTCCGGTCTGCTGTTGCAGGTGGTGGCCGCGCGGGAGCTCGGTGCTGCCGGGCTGGCCGCGTTCTCCGTCGGCTACGGCGCGATCGTGCTGGCCACGTCGGTGAACAGCGGGCTGGTCGGGGACTCCCTGACCGTCCTGGACCGGCACCAGCACGGCGTGCGGGCCGCGTTGCACGTGCTCGCCCTCGGGGTGGCCGTCGTCGCCGGACTGGTCGGCGGGGTCGCAGCAGCCCTGGCCGGGTGGGGGGGTGTGGCTGCCGGGCTCTGGGTGGGGCTCGCCGCGCTGGCCTTCGTGCTGGAGGACGTGCTGAGGCGGCTGCTCATGGCGGCCGGGCGGTACTGGCGGCTCCCCGCGGTCGACCTCGGAGGGGCCGCGGTCTCCCTGGCGGTCGTCGTGGCCCTCGCCCCCGGTGGCGTGGGTCTGGTCGACCTGTTCGCGGCCCTGGCGGTCGGGCAGACCACGTCGGTGGTGGTGGCCCTCGTGCTGCTGCCCCGCGGCGAGCGACCGGGGGGTCCCTGGCGAGGGGGTGACCTGCGTCCGGTGGTCGCCTTCGGTGCGTGGCGGGCCGCCGGCCAGGCGGTGCGCCCCGGCACGCTCACGCTGGTCCGGGTGGTCGTCATCGGGGCAGCCGGAGCCGCCGCCTACGGCCCCGTCGAGGCCGCCCGCGTGCTCACCGCGCCCACCCTCGTGCTGGTGGCCGGGGTCGGGTCCTTCCTGCTGCCCTGGTTCGCCGCGGCCCGGGACCGCCCGCAGCAGGAGCTGCTCCGGCGTGCCGACCGGGCCGCGGTGGCCGCTGCCGGAGCGACCGCGCTGGTCGTCGTGGGCACCGTGGCGCTGCTGCCCTGGCTGGGGCCCCTGCTGTCGGGCGGGGAGTACGCGGTGCCCCTGGTCGCCGTCCTCGGGTGGGGGCTCTACGCCGTCACCGGTGCGGTCCTGCTGCCCTACGCCGGCCTGGCCTCGGTCCACCGCGCGCAGCGGGCCGTGCTGGGCTGGCGGGTCGTCGAGCTGACGGCGCTGCTGGGAGTCGCGGCCGTCGTGCTCGTCCACCCCGGGGCGGCTGCGGCGGCGCCGGCCGTCCTGGCGGCCGGCCCGCTGCTCGCTGCGGTCGGTGTCCGGTGGCGGGTCCTGGTGCCCCGGGTCCGGACCGCGCGGGTCTAGACCGTCGGGTCCTGCCCGCGTCCGGGGGCGGCCGTCCCGACCACCTGCGCCACGATGGCGTCCCGGTAGCGCTGCAGCCCGAAGCGCTCCCGGGCCGAGCGGTTGCCGGCCCGGGCCAGGTGGTCGGCGGACCCGGGGTCGGTGAGCAGCTGGTGGACGGCGTCGGCGAGAGCCGCCGGGTCGTCGGCCGGCACGGACCGGCCGGTGACCCCGTCGGTCACGATCTCGCGCAGGCCCTGGACCGCGCTGGCCACCACCGGCCGCAACGCCAGCTGGCCCTCGACCGCCACGTTCCCGAAGGGCTCGGCGCGCGAGGGCACCAGCACCACGTCGGCCGCGGCGAGCGCCGGCCAGGTCGGTGAGGTGTACCCGGCCAGGTGCACGTGACCGGCCAGGTCGGGGCGGGCGGCCCGGTCGCGGAGCTGCTCCTCGAACCACTCGTAGCCGGGGAAGACGGTGCCGCACAGCTGCAGCTCGACGTCCACCCCGCGGGCCCGGAGCAGTGCGGTGGCCTCCACGGCGACGTCGCTGCCCTTGCGCGGGGCCAGCCGGCCGACCAGGACGAGCCGGGCCGGCCCGTCGCTGCGGGCGGGGGCGCTGGGCGCCTCCGGGGGGCCGGCGACGCCGTTGTGCACCACCCGGGTGCGGCGGGCCAGTTGCGGGACCGCGCCGAGCAGGGCCTCCGCGGCGGCGTGGCTGTTGACCACGACCCGGTGGGCCAGCAGCAGGGGGGCGTTGAGCACCCACCGCTGCCACCGCGGGAGGTCGGTCTCCGCCTCGTGCACGTGCACCAGGACGGGGACGCGGGCGAGACGGCACAGCGGCAACCACGCCGGCAGCGTCACGGTGTTGACGTAGACGACGTCCGCCGCGGTGCGGCGGAGCAGCCGCCAGGCCGGCGGGCTGGAGGTGAGCACGGACCGGACGAGGGTGAGGGCACCACGCGGACGCAGCAACGACTTGCGAAGCACGGGCACGGGCAGCACGACGACGGTGGCGCCGGCGGCGGCCAGGCGTGCGGTCAGCGGGCCCTCGCCGGGGAGGGTGACCGTGACGGAGCAGCCGGCCGCGGTCAGGGCGGCGACGCTCTCCACCAGCTGGAGGTCCGATCCGTACAGGTCTGCCGAGGGGTGCGCGACCAGCACACGGAGGCGGGCGTGCTCAGCCACGACTGCCCACCGCCTGGCTGCGCGGGACGTCGGCCGGGACGGCGACGTCCTCCCGGGTGCCCCGTTCGCCCGCCAGGGCGAGGGTCAGAAAGACCACCAGTGCGGGAGTGGCGTCGAACAACCCGCTCTCCAGGAGGCTGCGGACGACCACGAAGCAGAGCAGCCCCGCCGCGAGGGGCCACAGCTGCGGGGGCAGGGTGCGCAGGCCCCGCGCACACGCCACGACCCAGCCCGCCGCGACGAGCAGCCCGACGAGGCCCGCCTGCACGAAGACCGACACCCAGCTGCTGTCGAGCAGCTGCTCGTTCCACCACTGGCCGGCCACGGGGATGAGCTTGACCGAGAGTCCGGCCCCCATCGCCCACTGCCAGGCCGAGTCCGCCCAGTCCAGTGCGGCGGACCACGCGATGAAGCGGGAGTCCAGGGTGCTGTTGCCCGAGGCGTCGGTGCGCTCGGCGAAGGAGACCACCAGGTCGGTGGACGCCAGCACGAGCACCCCGGCCGTCACCGCGGCCCCCAGCCCGACCACGAGTCCCACCTGGGGGCGCCGCAGCCGGACGGCGGCGACCAGGACGGCGAGGAGGGCGACCGCCAGCGAGGTGCGGGAGCCGGTCAGCCACAGCACGCCGAGCGCAGCCGTTGCGACCACGGCGTGCGCGGGCCGGCCCTGCCCCAGGAGGGCGGGCCAGGCGGCACCCAGCAGGACGATGCCCGCCAGCAGCGCGATCTCGTTGGGGTTCAGCGGGGGGATGCCCCCGAAGAGACGTCCCTCGGCGATGCTGGGCAACCCCGTCAGGGCGGCGAGGCCCCCGACGATCCCGCAGGCCCAGACGGTGGCGACGAGCACCTCCTGGGCGCCCAGCGCGCGGACCAGCAGCCGGACGGTGACGGCGAGGAGGGCCACCCGTACGGCCACCACCGCGCTCGGGAGGAGCGTCCCGTGTTCGGCCGCGCCGAGCACGCTGGCGGTCAGCAGGACCGCCAGCGCCACGAGAGAGGCCGTACCCACCCGCCGCCCGGCGCCTCGCCGGGAATCGAGGAGCGCGGCCAGGCCGAGCGCCAGCAGGCTGACCAGTGCCTTGGCCGCGACGACCGGGTCGACCCCGCCGGCGAACACCTCGCCGCGCCGCCAGGCCACCGACCCGGCGACGACCAGGAGGAGCGCCAGCAGACCGGGGGTGCCCGGCCGGGCGAGCAGGCGGGGCGTCGTGGCCGGCGTGGTCACCGCAGGCGCGGGCGCGAGGGCGTGGAACGGCTGCCCGACGACTGCGCAGGCTGTCGGCGGGAGGGTGCCGTCGGTCGTCGGCCGCCCGATCCGTTCTTCTTCCCCGTGGTCGCCGCCGGGGGCGTCGCGGACGCCGGGGCGGGCTCGCGCTCACTGCTGGGCTCGACGCCCTCCCCGGCAGTGCTCGCCGCGCCCTGACGCTGGGACGCCGTCTCCGGGGTCAGAGGTGCCCAGGCCGTGTCCGTGGCCGACCGCTTCGGACTCGTGGAC
This sequence is a window from Geodermatophilaceae bacterium NBWT11. Protein-coding genes within it:
- a CDS encoding glycosyltransferase gives rise to the protein MLVAHPSADLYGSDLQLVESVAALTAAGCSVTVTLPGEGPLTARLAAAGATVVVLPVPVLRKSLLRPRGALTLVRSVLTSSPPAWRLLRRTAADVVYVNTVTLPAWLPLCRLARVPVLVHVHEAETDLPRWQRWVLNAPLLLAHRVVVNSHAAAEALLGAVPQLARRTRVVHNGVAGPPEAPSAPARSDGPARLVLVGRLAPRKGSDVAVEATALLRARGVDVELQLCGTVFPGYEWFEEQLRDRAARPDLAGHVHLAGYTSPTWPALAAADVVLVPSRAEPFGNVAVEGQLALRPVVASAVQGLREIVTDGVTGRSVPADDPAALADAVHQLLTDPGSADHLARAGNRSARERFGLQRYRDAIVAQVVGTAAPGRGQDPTV